In Spirochaeta thermophila DSM 6578, the following proteins share a genomic window:
- a CDS encoding glutaredoxin family protein — translation MKVVLYTTPTCAYCKMAKDYFRKNRIPFVEYNVAQDMRRAEEMVRKSGQMGVPVIDINGKVIVGFNLPEIERALRSA, via the coding sequence ATGAAGGTCGTGCTCTATACGACTCCCACGTGTGCCTACTGCAAGATGGCCAAGGACTACTTCCGGAAGAACAGGATCCCCTTCGTGGAGTACAACGTGGCCCAGGACATGCGCAGGGCCGAGGAGATGGTGCGCAAGTCGGGGCAGATGGGCGTGCCGGTCATCGACATCAACGGCAAGGTCATCGTGGGTTTCAACCTGCCCGAGATCGAACGTGCCTTGAGGAGCGCGTGA
- a CDS encoding HDOD domain-containing protein has protein sequence MKKAVVDNSKVLQAIRHNLPVTIKIHAMTPEIEERVEEILDLVLTDIGREKMRDALLYCLKELAANAQKANAKRAFFHERGLDIEDEEEYEEGMRVFHEVLSEAPRHYFELLKELGLYTRITFQLKNNTFYLTVANNAPLLKEEQIRIFDRVARARLFETLEEALTTAYDVTEGAGLGIVTLIMILKRLGLSEEAFDIDVVGEETVARLTIPMDRIHLSRLTELTERVVGEIESLPQFPENVLYLQKLIDDPNSTVQDIARQISTDPSLTADLLKVVNSAQFMLPKKVDSILEGVKILGLRGLKNLLYTYGTQKILGLGTEEQQHLWDHSLRTAYYAYNLAQTVFRDKELMEDVYVGGILHDMGKIVFSRVHPTLLEKIELLRRERDIPQNLLEELYGGLHHAEIGALLAEKWNFPDLLVAAIRFHHTPEGAPGEMDRIVQTVYAANAIAMFEEGRLTWEQIDHGILSRFQITDKEGLDQLRRSLRRSFEREMKRRS, from the coding sequence GTGAAGAAGGCAGTCGTGGACAACTCCAAGGTACTTCAGGCGATCCGCCACAACCTGCCTGTCACCATCAAGATCCACGCGATGACGCCCGAGATCGAAGAGCGTGTGGAGGAGATCCTCGACCTCGTCCTCACCGACATAGGCAGGGAGAAGATGCGGGACGCCCTCCTCTACTGTCTCAAGGAACTCGCTGCCAACGCACAGAAGGCCAATGCCAAACGGGCCTTCTTCCACGAGCGGGGTCTCGACATAGAGGACGAGGAGGAGTACGAAGAGGGCATGCGGGTTTTCCACGAGGTCCTCTCGGAGGCCCCCCGCCACTACTTCGAGCTCCTCAAGGAGCTGGGGCTCTACACCCGCATCACCTTCCAGTTGAAGAACAACACCTTCTACCTCACCGTGGCCAACAACGCCCCCCTCCTCAAGGAGGAACAGATCCGTATCTTCGACAGGGTGGCGAGGGCGCGGCTCTTCGAGACCCTGGAGGAGGCCCTCACCACCGCCTACGACGTCACCGAGGGAGCGGGCCTGGGCATCGTGACCCTCATCATGATCCTCAAGCGACTGGGCCTCTCCGAGGAGGCCTTCGACATCGACGTGGTGGGGGAAGAGACCGTGGCCCGGCTCACCATCCCCATGGACCGGATACACCTCTCACGGCTCACGGAACTCACGGAACGGGTGGTGGGCGAGATCGAGTCCCTCCCCCAGTTTCCGGAGAACGTCCTCTATCTGCAGAAGCTCATCGACGACCCGAACAGCACGGTACAGGACATCGCCCGACAGATCTCCACGGATCCCTCGCTCACCGCCGACCTCCTCAAGGTGGTGAACTCCGCCCAGTTCATGCTGCCGAAGAAAGTGGACTCCATCCTCGAGGGGGTGAAGATTCTGGGTCTCAGGGGACTCAAGAACCTCCTCTACACCTACGGGACCCAGAAGATCCTGGGGCTCGGCACCGAGGAGCAACAGCACCTGTGGGACCACTCGCTCCGGACTGCCTACTATGCCTACAACCTCGCACAGACCGTGTTCAGGGACAAGGAGCTCATGGAGGACGTGTACGTGGGGGGCATCCTCCACGACATGGGAAAGATCGTCTTCTCCCGGGTGCACCCTACCCTCCTCGAGAAGATAGAGCTGCTCCGCAGGGAAAGGGACATTCCTCAGAACCTCCTGGAGGAACTCTACGGAGGGCTCCACCACGCCGAGATAGGGGCGCTTCTCGCCGAGAAGTGGAACTTCCCCGACCTTCTCGTCGCCGCGATACGCTTCCACCACACTCCGGAGGGCGCACCGGGTGAGATGGACCGGATCGTCCAGACGGTATACGCGGCGAATGCCATCGCCATGTTCGAGGAAGGACGGCTCACCTGGGAACAGATCGACCACGGAATCCTCTCCCGGTTCCAGATCACGGACAAGGAGGGCCTCGATCAGCTCAGACGTTCCCTGAGAAGGAGCTTCGAGCGGGAGATGAAGCGTCGGTCCTGA